One window of the Chitinophaga niabensis genome contains the following:
- a CDS encoding gliding motility-associated C-terminal domain-containing protein, which translates to MKTFLPFTKKVVQVLVCMAFAIMLQVPLARAGQIPTILQLDISHIHENNTIGQVIGSFATDPQSGVCTYSLAEGADDTDNDYFTITGNALKAKVVFDYETKENYFIRVRCTDGSGGFLERSFLILVVDVYEVTNSVEATNLVTPNGDGKNDKWIIRNLPTHGNNEVRILDRSGRVVYYKKNYSNEWDGRTSSGELLAEGVYFYVIDFGAGLNLFKGTITLIRDRNR; encoded by the coding sequence ATGAAAACATTTTTACCCTTTACCAAAAAGGTGGTACAAGTGCTGGTATGCATGGCTTTTGCCATAATGCTGCAGGTTCCTTTAGCAAGGGCAGGCCAGATCCCCACCATACTTCAGCTGGACATCTCCCACATCCATGAGAACAATACCATCGGTCAGGTGATCGGCAGTTTTGCCACGGATCCGCAATCCGGTGTATGTACTTATAGCCTCGCGGAAGGAGCAGATGATACGGACAATGACTACTTCACCATCACCGGAAATGCCCTGAAAGCCAAGGTGGTATTTGATTATGAAACAAAGGAGAACTACTTCATCCGTGTTAGATGTACAGACGGTAGCGGAGGTTTCCTGGAAAGATCATTCCTGATACTGGTGGTGGATGTATATGAAGTGACCAACAGTGTGGAAGCTACCAACCTTGTTACACCTAACGGAGATGGTAAAAACGATAAATGGATCATCCGCAATCTTCCCACACACGGTAATAATGAAGTGCGCATCCTGGACCGTTCCGGCCGCGTGGTATATTATAAGAAGAACTATAGCAATGAATGGGATGGCAGAACCTCCAGCGGAGAATTACTGGCAGAAGGTGTTTACTTCTACGTAATAGATTTCGGGGCGGGGCTCAACCTGTTCAAAGGCACCATTACCCTGATCAGGGACCGCAACCGATGA
- a CDS encoding PorP/SprF family type IX secretion system membrane protein, with product MKTYFYKLTLILLPALLPVLTKAQSFGNGNAQQDPLASQYFLNPFLGNPAMAGLDTGLNINISYRKQWTEVKDGPVTKLITADYQIDKKMGLGLTVFNDQAGILDRTRVGITYAYHVALSEANNEYLHLGLTMALDNKRAIPSKVIGDMDDPSIPRYNSRDNFFESDFGLTYANDRFTLQAAMPNMVSMFQNKNDVETRNTSTFYAAASYKIGTGHPQINSFEPMIAFRGVRGYKSIIDIGGNVKMAKGFASLFAMYHTSKSFTAGVGFQFKNTVEVQASYTSQTAGIKTNVDGNFGLSMKIRLFK from the coding sequence ATGAAAACATATTTCTACAAACTCACCCTTATACTTTTGCCCGCACTGTTACCAGTGCTCACAAAAGCACAATCTTTTGGCAATGGTAATGCACAGCAGGACCCATTAGCCTCCCAGTATTTCCTTAATCCTTTCCTTGGCAATCCCGCCATGGCTGGGCTGGACACTGGTCTCAACATTAACATCAGCTACCGCAAACAATGGACGGAAGTAAAGGATGGGCCTGTTACCAAACTGATCACGGCAGACTACCAGATTGATAAAAAGATGGGCCTCGGGCTCACCGTATTCAATGATCAGGCAGGTATCCTCGACCGCACACGCGTGGGGATCACCTATGCTTATCACGTTGCATTGAGTGAAGCAAACAACGAATACCTCCACCTGGGTTTAACCATGGCGCTGGATAATAAACGCGCGATCCCCTCCAAAGTAATAGGTGATATGGACGATCCATCCATCCCCCGTTATAACAGCCGGGATAACTTCTTTGAATCAGACTTCGGTTTAACGTATGCGAACGACCGTTTCACTTTACAGGCTGCTATGCCTAATATGGTGAGCATGTTCCAGAATAAGAATGATGTGGAAACACGCAACACTTCTACATTCTATGCAGCTGCCAGTTACAAGATCGGTACCGGCCACCCGCAGATCAACTCATTTGAACCAATGATCGCTTTCCGCGGTGTAAGAGGTTATAAGAGCATTATAGATATTGGTGGTAATGTGAAAATGGCCAAAGGTTTCGCAAGCCTGTTCGCGATGTACCATACCAGTAAAAGTTTTACGGCAGGCGTTGGCTTCCAGTTCAAGAACACAGTGGAAGTACAAGCCAGCTATACATCGCAGACAGCCGGCATCAAAACCAATGTGGATGGCAACTTTGGGCTGAGTATGAAGATCCGTTTATTTAAGTAG
- a CDS encoding molybdopterin molybdotransferase MoeA, with amino-acid sequence MISVTAAIQQIAACRTSWGIERIPLEQAIGRVLAAPISADRDYPPFNRSLRDGFAIRISDYTAAKKKLFPISSVEEALQGHVIRIQNGDILPPEMDTVIGGEDVEEKKGNVSVSNDRVKVHQHVIRKGTDAAEGDLLLEPGCRIQFQHIGLLAALGIHHITVHRPPRVVIISVGNELRDANSYIFAGLLAQYGIQPVSRFVVQEPALEQTVIESLDADLLLISAGLTTVDTPVLPKVLQDCGVEQVFHRVRAKPCKPFWFGYSPTKTRVMLFPANAFSVEAGAKLFLESYIRACWNLPMVKPWLLPFLDYRAAVHTLDDIVPAILTNKNGLRIRAAHASGAGDIIAASRTDGIFLHSTDTGHLEPGSLVPFYPWADHQLTT; translated from the coding sequence ATGATTAGTGTCACCGCTGCCATACAGCAGATTGCAGCTTGCCGTACAAGCTGGGGTATAGAGCGCATACCATTAGAACAAGCTATCGGCCGTGTACTAGCAGCACCCATATCAGCAGACAGAGATTATCCACCCTTTAACCGTTCTCTCCGGGATGGATTTGCCATCCGCATCAGTGATTATACCGCCGCTAAAAAGAAATTATTTCCTATCAGCTCAGTTGAAGAAGCATTACAGGGGCATGTGATCCGTATTCAGAACGGCGACATCCTGCCACCTGAAATGGACACAGTGATAGGAGGGGAGGACGTGGAAGAAAAGAAAGGAAATGTATCTGTTTCCAATGACCGGGTGAAAGTTCATCAGCATGTGATCCGTAAAGGAACAGATGCAGCAGAAGGAGATCTTTTACTGGAACCGGGCTGCAGGATACAATTTCAGCATATCGGACTTTTAGCAGCACTGGGTATTCATCATATCACGGTCCATCGCCCGCCCAGGGTGGTGATCATTTCTGTGGGGAATGAATTGCGGGATGCGAATAGTTATATTTTTGCGGGTTTGCTGGCACAGTATGGTATACAGCCGGTATCGCGGTTTGTTGTGCAGGAGCCTGCTCTGGAGCAAACGGTCATTGAATCGCTGGATGCGGACCTTTTATTGATCAGTGCCGGTTTAACCACAGTGGATACACCGGTATTGCCAAAGGTGCTGCAGGATTGTGGTGTGGAGCAGGTGTTCCACCGGGTAAGGGCAAAACCATGCAAACCTTTCTGGTTTGGTTATAGCCCTACCAAAACAAGGGTGATGTTATTTCCTGCCAATGCATTTTCCGTTGAGGCCGGCGCTAAATTATTCCTTGAATCCTATATCCGTGCCTGTTGGAACCTGCCCATGGTAAAACCATGGCTTTTACCTTTCCTGGATTACCGGGCTGCGGTGCATACATTAGATGATATCGTGCCAGCTATCCTGACCAATAAAAATGGTTTAAGGATAAGAGCTGCACACGCATCCGGCGCAGGAGACATTATTGCTGCTTCGCGTACAGATGGTATTTTTCTGCACAGTACAGATACAGGTCACCTTGAGCCAGGCTCACTGGTCCCATTTTATCCCTGGGCAGATCATCAGCTGACTACTTAA
- a CDS encoding terpene synthase family protein translates to MHQDLKERPRLYYPWPDLISPYVDELEEEINYWLLHSYRCIPPDIKRKYEKTQLGHITARFFPMASRERLTPLNMNSLWGIAFDDYHEHCTIDQLRRLKHRVEDILIGAPPLKEENDIFWQLAVMRDSFAQFMPTNWLARFSNSMGEYVQGMVEEAPFKQRLISPSLSEYMEIRMKAVDVYPLVSFAEVVIGYTFPREVIYHPLMRRLADLTCRIVAWCNDYFSIWKEEDKDIMNIIMVVQHEYDISREEAFAEAVRIHQADVDEYINLCNHMPHFGIHNEKVKEFIHHNNLMIQGHKSWYEKDTQRYKPGGHPEADQFRGVEVVV, encoded by the coding sequence ATGCATCAAGATCTTAAGGAACGCCCACGTTTATATTATCCCTGGCCGGACCTGATCAGTCCTTATGTTGATGAACTGGAAGAGGAGATAAATTACTGGTTGTTACATTCTTACAGATGTATCCCTCCGGACATCAAGCGGAAGTATGAAAAGACCCAATTGGGCCACATTACCGCGCGCTTTTTCCCTATGGCCAGCCGGGAAAGGTTAACCCCTTTAAACATGAATTCACTCTGGGGCATTGCTTTTGATGACTACCATGAACATTGTACCATTGATCAGTTAAGAAGACTGAAACACCGGGTGGAAGACATCCTGATCGGCGCACCGCCTTTAAAAGAAGAGAATGATATCTTCTGGCAGCTGGCAGTTATGCGGGACTCATTTGCACAATTCATGCCTACCAACTGGCTGGCCCGGTTCTCTAATAGTATGGGAGAATATGTACAGGGCATGGTGGAAGAAGCACCTTTTAAACAAAGGCTCATTTCCCCGAGCCTCAGCGAATACATGGAAATACGCATGAAAGCAGTGGATGTATACCCGCTGGTTTCATTTGCGGAAGTAGTGATCGGTTACACCTTTCCCCGGGAAGTGATCTACCACCCGCTTATGCGCCGCCTCGCAGATCTTACCTGCCGCATTGTAGCATGGTGTAATGATTATTTCTCTATCTGGAAAGAAGAAGATAAAGATATCATGAACATCATCATGGTCGTGCAACATGAATATGATATATCAAGGGAAGAAGCTTTTGCAGAAGCCGTAAGGATCCACCAGGCTGATGTAGACGAATACATCAACCTCTGCAATCATATGCCGCATTTCGGCATCCATAATGAAAAAGTAAAGGAATTCATCCATCACAATAACCTGATGATCCAGGGACACAAATCATGGTACGAAAAGGATACGCAACGGTATAAACCGGGCGGGCATCCTGAAGCTGACCAGTTCAGAGGGGTTGAAGTAGTTGTGTGA